TCCAAGAAAAGGGTGGTGGTCCGCCATGGAGGTGAGGTCCGAGCAAGGGCTGATGGCAGGGAGGGATCTATTCGGCATGCCGAAGAGCCCGCCGGCGCCGGTGCCTGGGCCGCCGGCGTCCGCGGCCATGCAGAGCGTGCGCATGGCGTACACTGCGGACGGCACCGCTGTGTACGCTCCGGTGAGCTCCTCGGCCGCGACGCCGTCTTACCAGCCGCAGGGCCCAGCCCACGGCACTAGCATGTCTGCGGCGACGGTCGTTGGTGGCAATGGCGCGTCAGCTGTGCCTGGCATGGGGGAGCCGGTGGCCAAGAAGAAGCGCGGGCGACCAAGAAAGTACGGGCCCGACGGGTCCATGGCGCTGGCATTGGTGCCTGCGTCGGCGGCTACGGGATCACCGGCTACAGGGTCACCAGCGACAGGGCAGGGTTCTTCCGGGCCGTTCTCACCGGCTGGGTTAAATCCGGCGAGCTCTCTGCTAGTGGTGTCGCCAGATGGATTTAAGAAGCGGGGCCGGCCTAAGGGTTCTACCAACAAGCCGCGCGTGGATGCTGCTGGTAAAATTTCTACTCCTATCATTTACACTGATTTTAAGGTTTTGGTATGGTTTCTAGACTCAGAATTAGTAGGAACtggagaagtacttgtggaTAGTTTCAGCATGATATATCAGGATAAAGTTATTATTGAGATTGAACTGGCTCAAGTGCCGCCGTCCTTTTAGAATTTGAATCTGTTTCATGGTGAGCTGAAGGATGTACTGGTTAGACTACCCTTCTAGCTTTAATTAGTTAACTGTGCAAAACTATAAATTGTAGATGGACTTATTTGTCCTCAGTTATTTCAGTGTACAATTTATCACATGTTCGTTTTGAGAGTGCTGACATGTGGGTTATTTCTCTGCTGAATTACGAAACATGCTGCTAATTGTTCCAAGTCCTGCAAAGCTGATGTACATTGACTCATTTTTCTGTTGATGATTTTTAGCATAACTAGCCCTAACATGAAATCATCTTGCAGGGTCATCAGGAGCTGGATTTACACCTCATGTTATTACAGTTCAAGCTGGGGAGGTATAACACGCTATCTTGCATTTGAACATGTTGGTTGTTGTTTTATTGTCAGAATATGTTCTTGCTTTTATTCTTCCTGGATTCTTTGCACGTGTTTACATTCTTTTGGACTTTCTCTTTTTGCTCTACTTTTCTATATATAATGTTCCCACTATGCAACCTCttttacaaaaacaaaaaaggtaTGGTTTGTCATTCCGTCAATAAGTTGAATTGCCAAATTGTTCATTCAGACATTTAATTTGAAGCATTATGCAATTCCAACTGAGCATAACACATTATGCTTAGATGTCTTCCATCATGTGGTGCTGATGGGAGCATAAAGTAAATTCTTGACATTTTGTACTGTGGTAACTGAttattcttctcttgattgtttGGCACATTTCAAGTTTTGCCCTCCCAGTTTTGGCTTGTGCATATGATTGCCACTTCATAGCATTACTGTTTAACCTTCATGTTTGTATCTTTCATTATATGATGTTTGATGTCAAATAATTTCAGTTGCTGTAGCTTTGCTAATTAGTGGTACTTGCATAGCATTTCTTTTTATTTCAGTGTTAAGGTGTTGAGTTCTGGATCTGTGACTGTTAATGAAAGCAATTTTTAGGGTTCAGTCTTATTTATTAGTAGTGTTTTCTGAAATATAACAAAACACACTCTTTTCAGGATGTGTCATCAAAGATTATGTCATTTTCTCAGCATGGAACGCGTGCAATTTGTGTTCTTTCAGCAAATGGTGCCATATCAAATGTGACGCTTCGTCAGACTGCTACATCAGGTGGAACTGTAACATACGAGGTTTGTGCCTATGGCCAGTGGAAGCTAATAAACACACTTATCTGTGAAATAGAAAGTCTCAAGCTTTTAATTGTAAAGGTTCTAGATATTATGATTTAATCATGAGAGGTGGAAACTTCTGGTCTAGTTGCAGACGCAATCACTGTACAATGTAGATATCTGTATTACAAATGATTATAATTTCATTTTTTCCCTGTAGGGTCGATTTGAGATACTATCACTGTCAggctcattcctcctggtggAGAATGGTGGTCAGCGTAGTCGAACTGGAGGACTCAGTGTGTCCCTGGCTGGTCCTGATGGTCGTCTGTTGGGTGGTGGAGTTGCGGGACTTCTCATAGCAGCTTCACCAGTTCAGGTATTATGTTTCTCCACTGCAATTTCCCTGCATTCCCTCGTTTTCTAAATGTAGTGCTCCAAAATGGGTTTCATATCATTAAAGTTTGAAATCACTGTGTAATCTCTACTGCCTTAATTTATTGGTCCGTTGTACATGTGTACTCAAGAAAATGATGCTGATTATCTGCATATATTCTCTGCAGATAGTACTGGGAAGCTTCAATTCTGGAGGCAAAAAAGAGTCAAAAAAGCATGCTCCTTCAGAACCCACATCAGTGCCACTGAAGGTCGCTCCGACCACCGGGATGGGACCCAACAGCCCTCCTTCAAGAGGTACATTGAGCGAGTTATCTGGTGGCACTGGAAGCCCACCACCACTGCATCAAGGCATGGCTGCTAGCAATAATAACCAACCGCCGTTCCTGTCTAGCATGCCTTGGAAATGAGTTTGCATCCTCTTGACCAATtccaggcatataccattatgaGCGAACTGCCTCCCGGTCAGGAATGCAGGATGTAGCAATTTGCGGTTCAGTAGCGCTCGTTCTCTGAGTAGCTCTTATGTAGTATAAATCAGAAGCTTGGGTAGGAAGAGAATTGCATCTGGTAAATTTGTAGCTCCTATTGTAGGTTTCACCCTGAATTCCTGTGCTAGGTGTATTGAGCTGTAACCATGTGATCCTTTGAGCGTTATCAAATGTTATTTAGTTAAATGTTCTACCAAGGCATGTGGATTTGAATCAGAAGTTTCTTATATGAATTTGTTGTTTGCGCCTGACCATTTTTTGCTCTCGAGAACGTGTGGAGCCAAAGGCTTTGTGCAAATATTTTTGGTTCTCACTGAAAATTTGAGCCTTTTGCCTTGAATACATTTGGCTTCCTTGATGGTATGCCGAGCCCTTATGGTTCTGTTCTGTGTCAAACTATGCCCACTTCGGTGGCTAGCCttgtttttttcattttaaaacAAAAGAAGTGATCTGTTTTTTACATAGTTCATGACTAGTGCGTCATCAAACACACAATGTTGGTAATTGAACAAGAGAATCAGATCATCTAGCAAAACaaaacatacatgaaacattcaaCAGGGCAAGTGGCAGATGCTAGAAAAACATTATCTAAGCACAAATTGAGGATAGGTCACAGCCAATGTTTGCGACTGAGTTAAGCGTAGACTTCAGTACCAATGTATGGTCGATGCTCAAAAAGTCCACGATGTGCTATTATGATATTCCAACATGTTCATGTTTCCAACGTAAAACTGATTGTACACCTCAGCTATTTCTCTGTCAAAGCTAACTATTGTGATTATGTGAAGTAGCACCCACATTTGACAGCATCGTCTCAGCAGATCTCAGCAATCAGCATATATGGAATGTTCTATTTTTTCATGAAAACCCTATTGACAACATCCAACGGCAGTGCATAGGCAGGATCCAAAGGCTTCACCCCAGGGTACTCCATTAATGAAAGTCCTGCTTGCAAGAGAGGTTAACTGATTCAGCAAAGTGTTCATAATTCTAATCCATTTTCgtgtcacacaaagattcttatGATAAAAGTACCACAGTATGGGAAGGAAAGCAGCACCTGCAATTCCAAAGTATGTGTGATAGATATCGACTGCATTGTCTGGCCTATCTGAAATGCCACCACTCTCTTTGTCCTTCCGATCAACATGAATGAGAAGAGTTGGAATTGGAACCAATATTTATAAGTCAAGGGACATACGGTTACCCAAATGGCAGTAGAGGGACTAATAAACAGTTACCTGACAGTTTAGTATGAATTTTGTTAGCTTTTCCTTGTCAATCCAATGCACTCTATCAATCATTACTAAGCTTGATAACACCCACCATGAGTAGCAAACCTTGAGAATTTGTAACGGTTCAATCAAATCCATAGTGGCAACATGTATTGAAGGCAAAGCATACATGACTAATAACAAAGTAAACCTCACATCTGCTAATTTCTCAGGCCGCCCATTAAGTCCTCCATCTTTACACTGACGCTCACAGAGCCACCATCCGAGGAGATCTCTATCAATGTGATGCAGGGACCCAGTGATTGCAAGTGCGCCGACACAACAAAATACTGCATGCACATGTATATGGTGTTCAGGTTACCTGaaccactgttaaagcaataGCTTGCAGAAAATACCTGAGTCTGGAACTAATCACATCCAGCAAAGCTAATCTCAAGCTACTAGGCAGCTAGTCTTATGGTGACACTAGAATAGGTCAAATCTAAATGTCATCAATAATCAAAGGAAGTTGTGGTGCTACAAGTCTACAATAGTATAAGTCAGATTACATGTAAAATAATGTAGTAATATTCCTGTGAAAAATAGTCTACTGCATTCCATGATCAGTTTGCCCATTCTTACTCTCTGATAAAGCATCCTCTAGAAACAATCGATTAAATTCCAGTTGCACTCAGAAAAGCAGATTTTCAGGTGAAGTCAAGGTAAGACATACTTTGTCCAGCATGAGACTCCCCTCCTGGCATAGCACCAAATCCACCATCCAAGTTCTTACAGCTAACAACGAAGTCTACAGCTTTTTGCACATCTATTTTATGCAGACGGTGCAGTAATGATAAGGTACATAGGGCAATATACGAGAACCTACATATACAGAAAAAAAGAGCAACAAGTTCAAAACTTTGAATTACTAGCTCACATGGATTGTTATGCTAGGAGCTCGAAAGTGGCAACACATAAAAGGTTTTTTAC
This window of the Sorghum bicolor cultivar BTx623 chromosome 7, Sorghum_bicolor_NCBIv3, whole genome shotgun sequence genome carries:
- the LOC110436950 gene encoding AT-hook motif nuclear-localized protein 10, translating into MEVRSEQGLMAGRDLFGMPKSPPAPVPGPPASAAMQSVRMAYTADGTAVYAPVSSSAATPSYQPQGPAHGTSMSAATVVGGNGASAVPGMGEPVAKKKRGRPRKYGPDGSMALALVPASAATGSPATGSPATGQGSSGPFSPAGLNPASSLLVVSPDGFKKRGRPKGSTNKPRVDAAGSSGAGFTPHVITVQAGEDVSSKIMSFSQHGTRAICVLSANGAISNVTLRQTATSGGTVTYEGRFEILSLSGSFLLVENGGQRSRTGGLSVSLAGPDGRLLGGGVAGLLIAASPVQIVLGSFNSGGKKESKKHAPSEPTSVPLKVAPTTGMGPNSPPSRGTLSELSGGTGSPPPLHQGMAASNNNQPPFLSSMPWK
- the LOC8055164 gene encoding geranylgeranyl transferase type-2 subunit beta 1 isoform X1, producing the protein MRLLPKLPPSLGGRTRLRKAEQKAAMADEAELAADQHVRYIVTVEKKKDSFESLVMEHIRLNGAYWGLTTLDLLHKLHAVDAAEVVDWIMSCYHPESGGFGGNVGHDPHVLYTLSAVQVLCLFDRLDVLDVDKVADYVAGLQNKDGSFSGDTWGEVDTRFSYIALCTLSLLHRLHKIDVQKAVDFVVSCKNLDGGFGAMPGGESHAGQIFCCVGALAITGSLHHIDRDLLGWWLCERQCKDGGLNGRPEKLADVRFTLLLVMYALPSIHVATMDLIEPLQILKVCYSWWVLSSLVMIDRVHWIDKEKLTKFILNCQDKESGGISDRPDNAVDIYHTYFGIAGLSLMEYPGVKPLDPAYALPLDVVNRVFMKK
- the LOC8055164 gene encoding geranylgeranyl transferase type-2 subunit beta 1 isoform X2; translated protein: MRLLPKLPPSLGGRTRLRKAEQKAAMADEAELAADQHVRYIVTVEKKKDSFESLVMEHIRLNGAYWGLTTLDLLHKLHAVDAAEVVDWIMSCYHPESGGFGGNVGHDPHVLYTLSAVQVLCLFDRLDVLDVDKVADYVAGLQNKDGSFSGDTWGEVDTRFSYIALCTLSLLHRLHKIDVQKAVDFVVSCKNLDGGFGAMPGGESHAGQIFCCVGALAITGSLHHIDRDLLGWWLCERQCKDGGLNGRPEKLADVCYSWWVLSSLVMIDRVHWIDKEKLTKFILNCQDKESGGISDRPDNAVDIYHTYFGIAGLSLMEYPGVKPLDPAYALPLDVVNRVFMKK